The window ATTCCAGCATCAGGTCAGCCCCGACATTTTGCGCATCTTATCTTCGACTTCGGACGAATCACAGTGTTCGTCAAGGGTAATGCTCCCGCCGTCCATCGAGATTATCCTGAGGTCCCCGCCGGGAAGAGCGTCGAATGCATGCGAGACCATCACAACCGTACATCCCTCTTTTGATATTTTTTCAAGGACACCTGAGACGAACTCCCTTGTGCATATGTCGAGGTTACTGAACGGTTCGTCGAGGAGCATCACCCCGGGATTTTTGGCAAGGTTCTGGGCGATTAAAACCTTCTGCTGCTGTCCGCCGCTCAGGGTCCCGATGGTTTTTTGTGCAAGGTCCTCGAGCCCGAGCATCTTCATCGCCGATTCGGAAAGCGAATAGTCCTCTTCAGCCGGTTTTTTAAAGCATCCGAGAATTCCATATCTTCCCATCATCACAACGTTTTCGACCGTAAAAGGGGTCAGGGGGTCGAATGCAAAGCTCTGGACGACATAACCCATCTTTTTTCTGACCTCAACCGGATTTTTTACCACATCTATCCCGAAAGCCTTTGCAGACCCGTAGGTTATCGGGAGCATCCCGTTCATCGTCTCAAGAAGGGTGGTCTTTCCGGCACCGTTGGGGCCCCCGACAATTACAAATTCTCCTTTTTTTATCGAAAGGCTGAGGTCTCTTATTACCGGATACTCCGCTCCCATATAGGCGGTGTAGACTCCTGAAAGCTCAATCTGCCCCGGGCATTCCGCTTCTTTCTCATTCATCTCTTTTTATCTCGAACAGAAAATCCGGGTTCATCCTGTAGAGCTCTTCGGCATATTTCTCAATTTTGACCTCATAGTCCCCGTCGTTTTCAGGAAGAGGAGGCATATTCTTCGGTTTTATCCAAAGAATCTTTGAGTTCGCGATAAATTCGCATTCGATTTCGCTCTGTTCTACAATCTCGATGTTTCCCTTGCCGAGCGTACAGCCGGAACCTAACTGGACACCGTCCACGATACAGCTTTCAGGTGTTTTTTTCGGGCAGAAAACCTTCGCCTTAAGGCTGAAGGGGTCGCAGCACAGGTTGTCAGATGCATACTTTCCCATCATGTAGCCGAGGACTATATTCGGGCCGAGGTGACCGTGAAATCTTGCGAGATCTTCTACCGAATAGTCCTTGGGAAGCTCCATATATTTGCAGTGGGGATGCCATTTCATTACATTTTCACCTTTTTTTATTTTTTTGGAGTACTAATTTTGATTAATAAGGCACAGATAGAGAGAGTAACTTTTCAGGTAAGCTTTTTAATGGGGAATTTCTCCAAAAAATCTGCATTCCGAAAAGACTTCATGTGAATGTTGTTATTGATTAATAATATTATTATTTATGATATTTATTGATATTTTTTTTAATGTTTTGGGTTTTTAAGATACTTTTAACTCTCTCGGAGATTAAACGATTAATCCCTTTTAACACGTAAAACGGCAATTATACAAAGTGATGCAATAACTCCGGATATAACCGTTGCAAATGAGAGAGGAGTGCTTTTCGGACTTTTAATTTCCTGCGGACCGGACAGATTTGAAAGAATCAGCATTTTATTGTATTTTATTACATCCGGAAGGGAATCAACGCCCGGAACAGAGCCGGGAAAATTTGTGAACACAACTCTTTTTACAGGAATGCCATTGTCAATAAGCGCTTCCTCAAGCCCTTTTGCAATCTCTTCAGACTGCATATTTTCGATAATGAAATCCACATTCCTGTATTTATCAGGATTTTCATAGACGTCGTTTACAACCGCTCTAGGCGTAAACTGCCCGTTCCTGTAAAAACCCGGTGCATATATTGTAGTAAGGTTCAGCCCCAGCCATTCTGCCGCGGCTTCCTTCTGCCAGATCATGACAATTGCACTTTTGCCAGATATAGCCTCTCTTTCTTCAGGAGTCAGGTCGGCATCATCTATTAAAGAAAGATATTCTTCAAGTCTTTTTTCATAGTAGCTTTCATTTACAGGGTCTGCATCAATCAGCCATCCTGCAACTTCAGCCGAGAGATTCTTTGCACCCACGGGCGTATCCCATATAGCAGAAGGATCTTTGAGTGTAACCCAGTTTATCTCACCGAAACCGTTCGCGTCCATAAATTTTTCGACATAAGGCATAGTGTATTCGCTGTCCACCGAACCGTTATGCGCAACAAACATGTCCGCCGATTCTATGAAGTCCATATCCATCTGAACCCTGTTCGGGATGATATCAGACTGCATATGGGGGCATATCGCAGGGTCTGCAAGAGAGATAACGTTCACATTGTCTCCCCCGATATATTCAAGCGGGTCGCTGAGAACAGTCGTCGTTGATACGATATTAATGGCACTGACTCCTGTGAAAAGGGTCATGAGAAGGAAAAATGCTGCTATGGTATTAACCATTTTATTCATAATATCACTAATTATAATAATCATCATAATTTTTTGAAACTTTTTCTCAAACCGTCACATGC of the Methanomicrobium sp. W14 genome contains:
- a CDS encoding metal ABC transporter ATP-binding protein, with the translated sequence MNEKEAECPGQIELSGVYTAYMGAEYPVIRDLSLSIKKGEFVIVGGPNGAGKTTLLETMNGMLPITYGSAKAFGIDVVKNPVEVRKKMGYVVQSFAFDPLTPFTVENVVMMGRYGILGCFKKPAEEDYSLSESAMKMLGLEDLAQKTIGTLSGGQQQKVLIAQNLAKNPGVMLLDEPFSNLDICTREFVSGVLEKISKEGCTVVMVSHAFDALPGGDLRIISMDGGSITLDEHCDSSEVEDKMRKMSGLT
- a CDS encoding formylmethanofuran dehydrogenase subunit E family protein; protein product: MKWHPHCKYMELPKDYSVEDLARFHGHLGPNIVLGYMMGKYASDNLCCDPFSLKAKVFCPKKTPESCIVDGVQLGSGCTLGKGNIEIVEQSEIECEFIANSKILWIKPKNMPPLPENDGDYEVKIEKYAEELYRMNPDFLFEIKRDE
- a CDS encoding metal ABC transporter substrate-binding protein, whose protein sequence is MNKMVNTIAAFFLLMTLFTGVSAINIVSTTTVLSDPLEYIGGDNVNVISLADPAICPHMQSDIIPNRVQMDMDFIESADMFVAHNGSVDSEYTMPYVEKFMDANGFGEINWVTLKDPSAIWDTPVGAKNLSAEVAGWLIDADPVNESYYEKRLEEYLSLIDDADLTPEEREAISGKSAIVMIWQKEAAAEWLGLNLTTIYAPGFYRNGQFTPRAVVNDVYENPDKYRNVDFIIENMQSEEIAKGLEEALIDNGIPVKRVVFTNFPGSVPGVDSLPDVIKYNKMLILSNLSGPQEIKSPKSTPLSFATVISGVIASLCIIAVLRVKRD